A section of the Trachemys scripta elegans isolate TJP31775 chromosome 10, CAS_Tse_1.0, whole genome shotgun sequence genome encodes:
- the C10H16orf72 gene encoding UPF0472 protein C16orf72 homolog isoform X2, whose product MEDKKEEGEAEIQEHGPEHWFSKWERQCLAEAEQEEALAPELQEEAAAAAQPEHKQQKLWHLFQNSATAVAQLYKDRVCQQPGLSLWVPFQNAATAVTNLYKESVDAHQRSFDVGIQIGYQRRNKDVLAWVKKRRRTIRREDLISFLCGKVPPPRNSRAPPRLTVVSPNRATSTETSSSVETDLQPFREAIALHGLSGAMASISVRSSTPGSPTHIFDAEHWDFLM is encoded by the exons ATGGAGGACAAGAAGGAGGAGGGCGAGGCCGAGATCCAGGAGCACGGGCCCGAGCACTGGTTCAGCAAGTGGGAACGGCAGTGCCTGGCCGAGGCCGAGCAGGAGGAGGCGCTGGCCccggagctgcaggaggaggcggCGGCCGCCGCGCAGCCCGAGCACAAACAGCAGAAACTGTGGCACCTCTTCCAGAACTCGGCCACCGCCGTGGCGCAGCTCTACAAGG accgggTGTGCCAGCAGCCAGGGCTCTCCCTCTGGGTCCCCTTCCAGAATGCCGCCACCGCAGTCACCAACCTCTACAAAG aaAGCGTGGATGCCCATCAACGAAGCTTTGATGTAGGAATTCAAATTGGCTATCAGCGTCGCAATAAGGATGTGTTAGCTTGGGTTAAAAAACGCAGAAGAACTATTCGTAGAGAAGATTTGATCAGCTTCCTATGTGGAAAAGTTCCTCCTCCACGAAACTCTAGAGCTCCCCCAAGACTGACTGTAGTATCCCCTAACCGAGCTACTTCAACAGAAACTAGCTCATCTGTAGAGACTGATTTGCAGCCCTTCCGTGAAGCCATAGCTCTGCATG gtCTTAGTGGTGCAATGGCTAGTATAAGCGTTCGTTCAAGTACCCCAGGCTCTCCCACTCAC ATCTTTGATGCCGAACATTGGGATTTCTTGATGTGA
- the C10H16orf72 gene encoding UPF0472 protein C16orf72 homolog isoform X1, whose product MEDKKEEGEAEIQEHGPEHWFSKWERQCLAEAEQEEALAPELQEEAAAAAQPEHKQQKLWHLFQNSATAVAQLYKDRVCQQPGLSLWVPFQNAATAVTNLYKESVDAHQRSFDVGIQIGYQRRNKDVLAWVKKRRRTIRREDLISFLCGKVPPPRNSRAPPRLTVVSPNRATSTETSSSVETDLQPFREAIALHGLSGAMASISVRSSTPGSPTHVSSGSNASRRRNGLHDVDLNTFISEEMALHLDNGGTRKRTSAQCGDVITDSPTHKRNRMI is encoded by the exons ATGGAGGACAAGAAGGAGGAGGGCGAGGCCGAGATCCAGGAGCACGGGCCCGAGCACTGGTTCAGCAAGTGGGAACGGCAGTGCCTGGCCGAGGCCGAGCAGGAGGAGGCGCTGGCCccggagctgcaggaggaggcggCGGCCGCCGCGCAGCCCGAGCACAAACAGCAGAAACTGTGGCACCTCTTCCAGAACTCGGCCACCGCCGTGGCGCAGCTCTACAAGG accgggTGTGCCAGCAGCCAGGGCTCTCCCTCTGGGTCCCCTTCCAGAATGCCGCCACCGCAGTCACCAACCTCTACAAAG aaAGCGTGGATGCCCATCAACGAAGCTTTGATGTAGGAATTCAAATTGGCTATCAGCGTCGCAATAAGGATGTGTTAGCTTGGGTTAAAAAACGCAGAAGAACTATTCGTAGAGAAGATTTGATCAGCTTCCTATGTGGAAAAGTTCCTCCTCCACGAAACTCTAGAGCTCCCCCAAGACTGACTGTAGTATCCCCTAACCGAGCTACTTCAACAGAAACTAGCTCATCTGTAGAGACTGATTTGCAGCCCTTCCGTGAAGCCATAGCTCTGCATG gtCTTAGTGGTGCAATGGCTAGTATAAGCGTTCGTTCAAGTACCCCAGGCTCTCCCACTCACGTAAGCAGTGGTTCCAATGCTAGTCGTAGGAGAAATGGACTCCATGATGTTGATTTGAACACTTTCATATCAGAAGAAATGGCACTCCACTTGGACAATGGTGGAACTAGAAAGCGTACCTCAGCCCAGTGTGGCGATGTCATTACAGACTCACCAACTCATAAACGCAACCGAATGATCTAA